Within the Scomber scombrus chromosome 4, fScoSco1.1, whole genome shotgun sequence genome, the region TCTCCAATTgcagatgatgataatgatgtgaTTACGAAGCATTCAAACAGAAAGTAGGATACAGCAAATGAAATGGGTCACTACTCAGTAGATGCGGCATGGCTTGTTGGTGCGGCGGGGATAAGGGATGTGGTGGTCCTGCATCTAGAAGGTCTAGCTCCCTCCCGTCTGCCACTGCCATTGACATCACATGTGTGTATGGCAGCTCACTCTAATGAGGTGACGAAGAATGTGAGGAATGCCATGCTCATGCTGAAATGAGAGGGGCTGGGGTGAGAGAAATCAACCAGTCTGAGAGAGGCTGCCCACTTTCTAATTAATATGTGCTGAGCATTACCAAAAGGCTGGAGCGCAGCACTGGTCAGAGGCACACTGACCTAACCGCTGCACCCACTGAACACACTTGATTTAACATTGAGTAAAAGAGTCGTGTAAACACAGACTTACCACCTGAAgacagtaaaaccaaaacaaaacattttagtgTGAAGCAGACTTGAAGGAATTACTCAAGGGGAGCTGCCAATCAAATTAGGATAGAGTGGTTATTCACTGCAGTTCTGTCATTCGTCTTTAGGCCCTGAGCAGTGTAGACGTATATGACACTTCTCAACACCAGTTAATCATTGCCACTATTGGCCAGTCAATAGCAGCCTGTTAAAGTGAACTGATGTTAGAACAATAATGAGCTGTGAGGGCTGTTAACAgcgaagaaggaggaggaggtcctCTGTTGTTCCCTCTGGCAGACTGCGGATGGGTTAATAACAGGCTGTCTCTGTCGGGGCAGATGGGACTCTCTCCGGTTCCTGGGACTGAGTTGAGCCCAACAAGTGTTGTAACTTGAAAACATGCATTAACTGAAAAACACTAACAGACATGCACATACCgcatacactcacacaaacacacatttcatcaCAAGCAGCAAAGATTTTCCTCTCAGCTTTGAAGTGTAGCGAAGCCTAGAGCAGGAGATTCCGGACTAACGACGTCCAACATGGGACTCCGCAGCTGCAGCAGGGGCAAATCACACGGCATTTCTCAGAGACAGAGCTCATGTTCCAGGGGGAGAAACCGCAGGAGCCACTAGCCAAATACAGTCATCAGCACATTACAAGGGACAGGCTCTGGGCTGCTCTACTACCTTGGTATGGGCTTCCTTGTAAGCTATTCCTGATTCCTCTGGGACTCTATAAAattgtaaaattatttttagtgaAAATTGAGAAAAAGTTCTCTTTCTCGCATTGTGGAAAGAATGTTTATGATCCCCCATTCACATCAATCAGCATTTGCAGAGGTGACGTCATATAGCCAGGCTTTGTTAGTGGGATTAGTACTATGAAAGACCTTATACAGTACTGCGAAAAGACAGATTCATGgtaaatgaaacagaaactacACTTTTCTttgaggctttttaaaaaaaatagacgTTACATTCTTCTTTAatgtatgctttttttttgttgggaaGGTAAATGATAATATCAATAAGACTGACTCGTTACACAAGAGAACGGTGcaatagtgtttttttccagtACGAAGGTGTTTATACATTCTATTCTAGACAGATAAAACCTGTAGGGTCGAATGTGCCAAGGGTCATGTTCTTGGAGAGCGCTGCATTTCTCTTCTCCATGTCTCCAACCTAATGCGCTGGCAACACGCCCAGAttaacaagacaaaaacagttCTTCTCTCTCCAATTTTTGTTGAACACAGTTTGGTAGGTTATCTTTCACACAGAGATGAGCTATACCAAATGTCGGAGGGGGGTACACGGGCGATCCTTACCAGGCTCTTCAAACCCAAGCCAATATAGGCCTCTCCATAATGCTTTCTGATTAGACAGGCCCCTTCTGACTCTGGGGAGGTGTTACACAGGACCCCTCTGTAATCCAATATGCAGCAGCTTTCAATTAAGGTGCCCCGGGAGTTCAAGGCCTTGTTATCCTTACACAGGAGTTACATTCTCCTCACGCTCTCCTCAGTGGCATCTCCTCCACTTCTAATAACAGCACATCATCTCCAAAAACTGCCTCCActtatttttctaataaaaattTCTACACTTTGGATTGTAGGGCAAACAGCTAGGCATCTAATTTTCATTTACTTCTAAGGAAAGTTATAGGTTCTGCATGAAGAGACATTTATGGAGTAAGCAATCAGACTGAGCTAAACAGGCAATATATCAGATGTTATCACAAATTCATAGTTATATGGGTGATGTTATGTAATGTTCCTAATCAGATTATTAGGTGGTTAAAGTGAGCCTTTAGtcaaacattcaaaacagaaGCGGATAAATTCAAAAaggctataaaaataaattatgactAATAGTCTCTCAGGGTCTAAATGTAACTTATTTCCCTCTTTTGGTAAGGGTTATTGGACAGGACTGATGCAACGCGATCGATATTTAGAACAGTTCCATGAATAGCATCATCTGGTAGTGTCTCAAATTTTCCATAAGCAAAGATGTCGGGGCATGCAGAAGCAAGCAGATAGGAGTGTTTCTGTGTATCAAGCACTAGCAGTGGCAGTCACCCAAAGAGAACACAAGCCAGGACCGCAAACTAAGCTAAACACACTCCCCTAACACCAATCTATCTGGCTAAAGAGATCAGCACATCATTagacaaaagaaatatttttctttagGGCACTAAGGGGATTAGTAACTTTAAAACAGCATGTACTGCGTACATTTGATAGTAGAAAATTGATTTAAACAGACTAGGATAAAGGCCAGATGTTTTTTGGTAAGTTACACATAAAAGCTACTGGGAAAACAGCAGTGCCAGCGCAAAACAGCTTATGCCAGTAATGATGCAGTATCAACAGTGTACCGTCCATTAGATTCTTGATTTATACACATGAATATAATGCGTTTCCTATCATGGAAAGTCACAGCAGCCACTGGGGTGCACAGCAGGGCAAGTGGGCAATTTCCCTTCAGATCTAAATCTTATTCAGTAGCCCATATTTTCGGAGCTTTAATGGCCTGCAGACATGCTTAGGTTGAGATGTGTATGCTTTATGCTTCTGTGCCTGCCTGATCATGAAAGGTAATGGAGTATAGTACTAGTGTACCTTGATGGGCAGGCTGTTTCTGGTCTCAATCAGCATAGATGTGAAGGACTCCATTGATGTCCTGTCAAAATGATTGTGCGGCCCAATCCTGAGGGCTCACAACTATAATAGTGAGGGGCAAATAAGTTAAAGCATGCTCATTGgttaaaagagtaaaaagagtgagtgagtggtAACAGTCTTTTCTCTACAAAACAATCATGTTCTCCATTTTCTTCACCATTGTCCTCAGGCTTTGGTGAGTTGGACACAAAGTCATGGAGCCCCGTTCAATGGTCCTGCTGGGGCTCCTTCTAGCTTATGGACTGGTCTGTGGTGTCCAGCAGACTCAAGGGAGTCCATCCGATAGCAGCCACGGCAGGGAAAGGGCCCAAGAAATTGATAGTAGCGATGGTCTAGAAAAAGAGTTTATCCATGCAGGAAGGAGCAAACGAGCTCCAGCTGACCAGCCGCAGGACAAGTGCTCGTACACTTTCATTGTGCCTCAACAAAGAGTGACAGGAGCTATCTGTGTCAACTCCAAGGAGCCTGAGGCCATGCTGGAGAATCGGGTCAACAAGCAGGAGTTAGAGCTGCTAAACGTGGAGCTACAGAAACAGAAGAGGCAGATTGAGACCCTACAGCAATTGGTAGAGGTGGATGGAGGCATTGTCAATGAGGTCAAGCTTCTGAGGAAGGAGAGTCGAAATATGAACTCCAGAGTCACCCAGCTATACATGCAGCTGCTCCATGAGATCATCAGGAAGAGAGACAATGCCCTAGAGTTGGCTCAGATGGAGAACAAGATCCTGAACCAAACCTCTGAGATGCAACTACTTACCAGTCGATACAAAGACCTAGAGCACAAATATCAGCACCTGGCCTCTCTGGCCACTAACCAATCAACTCTTATTGCTCTGTTGGAAGAGCAGTGCCAGAGTCGTCCTCCCCCCCGTCATGTCCCTGTCCCCCAGCCGCAGCCCAGGCCCCAGCCCCAGCCCCAGCCCCAGCCCCAGCCCCGGCCCCAGCCCCGGCCTcagcctccacctccaccatcaCCACCTATCAACAGGCCTTACCAGCCACCAGTCCTTCCACGTGCTAACAACCCAATCAGCAACGAGATCCAGAGCGACCAGAAGTCTCTACCGCCGGTCCTTCCAACAATGCCTGCTGGCACACACAGCCCATCCACCACAGATAAACCCTCTGGTGAGTCTAACAAAGaccatttctctttttctatttttgatgCATTCTTTCCAAACACACCAGTTGCCAGCACAAATCCTGGTGACAAACAAAGTATTGTGTGTTTGAAGTAGCTACTGTATATTTTGAACTTCTTAATCATTAATCACACGACAACACCAAGCACACATTCTTCTTGTCATAGCCAATCTAAAAAGTCCCACACAAGTCCCAAACAGCTCTCGGTGAGCACAGAAATGCTGTTGTCTACAGCCTTTTGAGATGCATATCATCTAATTCCCATGAGCCACCCCACAACACAAAGTATATTACCAGGGTAAATACATTTGCCTAAATGGATAATTGGATCCAAGCCTAAAGGTGTCTCGAACACGTTAGTTGAGGATAAAAACTGATATGAAGCCTGTTTTTGTGGTATCAGCTCTAATGAATAGTCTATTGCCATTCCCTTTCATTAGAAGATGTCGGTtttaaaatgatggaaaaaagaCCATTCCAAACCATTCAACATGACTACTTAAAAGGGTTTTTCCATTGACATTTTGTGTGATTGCTTGCCATTTTCACTAGGCTACATGTGAACGGTAGCCTTTGTATGGAATGTTTGAAAGGAGGCAAGTAATTTCCTGCCCACAGTCACGCAACTAACACCCCAAAAGTTATATAAACCCCTAACATGAATAAAGAACTCCACACAAGGCagggatagaggaaagaagagagaaaccTGACAGGAATGAgcaacagaaagagacagagggatggagttttaaaaaaaggtggggGGATGGGGTAAAATACGAACAGTAAGAGATACCGCAAGTCAATGATGTCATTTGTTCCAGTTGCACCAGGCAAGAATCAGTCATATGTTCCACCAAAGCAGCAGACTTTATCAGGCAGAACAGGGCAGGGCAGCTCTCTGGCTTGTATCTGCTCAACAGAGACATTCCTGAGAGCAAATTGATGGCTGAAAGTGGGCAGAGACAGATATCACCTCTGAATGATTTactaaaaccaaaaacaacattgttACCAACAGAAGATCATTTTACTGTtcacataattaaaacattttattgttataCGCTTGGATTGTCAGCTAAGCAAGAcctttttaatatatgtataataacTAAGGTGCAATGTTTCATCTTCCATATACCTCATCTGTAATTTTCTGAATTTCTCTTGCAAACTGTTAATGCTCCTCATCTCTGTGCCTTTATGTGACCTCCTAATGTattcttttttccatttgtctCCATTGTGTTCAAGCACTTTGTACACTGAGCCAACTGGCAAAGCACACAAGTGTGAAATCTTGAGAACTTAAACACTTTCACAGCCAATTGAAGCAGGGGAGCCAGTTGCCCCATTAGTGTTTTTCCATATCTACTGGGTTCAGAAATTTAGGCGCAATCATAATGTCACAGAGGAACATTAGTTTTCACTGATTTGCACCATAAAATCCAATAAAATAATCTGACCGTGCACAGAACCTACAAAGCACTTGAAGCATGAATTTTACTGCTGATGAATGCTGAAGTGCTGATGCTGCTTTATTAGTTAACATCACTCTTCTCAGACAAACTGTCCATCTGGgtcttttttttcagctgtaaaGAGATAACACATCTTTCCAAACATAAAGTTGAGACTTTTATGTTacctcacatttaaaaaatttgaGCAAACTTCCTGGCAAAGAAGTGCAGCTGAATACAAAATTTTACAAGCTGTtcttaaattaatttagttCCGGCAATCCACTTTTCAAAACATGATCTAAGGCCTAGATGGAAATGATGTGTCTGTCTAATACAAAACATAGAAACCTAAGTGAAAGAAGTAAAATAATAGCTCTGCACTGCAAAGCATTACAGATTATCGAAAGGTTCTGCTACTGTTTCATCATTCAATAGTCAGGATTCCCTTTGCCCTCATGCCAGTGTTTCTTTTGGCTGCACAGCCTGCAGCCATTTCCCTTCTGAGAGGAGCAGCCAAAGTCAATTTTACTGTTAAAATGAGAAGCGCTCTAGTTGAAAAAATGGGATTCCCTATGTCAG harbors:
- the angptl2b gene encoding angiopoietin-related protein 2b; translated protein: MEPRSMVLLGLLLAYGLVCGVQQTQGSPSDSSHGRERAQEIDSSDGLEKEFIHAGRSKRAPADQPQDKCSYTFIVPQQRVTGAICVNSKEPEAMLENRVNKQELELLNVELQKQKRQIETLQQLVEVDGGIVNEVKLLRKESRNMNSRVTQLYMQLLHEIIRKRDNALELAQMENKILNQTSEMQLLTSRYKDLEHKYQHLASLATNQSTLIALLEEQCQSRPPPRHVPVPQPQPRPQPQPQPQPQPRPQPRPQPPPPPSPPINRPYQPPVLPRANNPISNEIQSDQKSLPPVLPTMPAGTHSPSTTDKPSGPFKDCLQALEDGHTNSGMFLVKPDNANRLMQVWCDQRHDPGGWTVIQRRIDGSVNFFRNWETYKQGFGNIDGEYWLGLENIYWLTNQANYKLLITLEDWSGRKVFAEYASFRVEPEADFYKLRVGRYHGNAGDSLTWHNGKQFTTLDRDHDTYTGNCAHYQKGGWWYNSCAHSNLNGVWYRGGHYRSRYQDGVYWAEFRGGAYSLKKVVMMIRPNPNTFH